From Streptomyces sp. NBC_00775, one genomic window encodes:
- a CDS encoding amidase, whose amino-acid sequence MSRALNRRVFLASSAAAASGVALGTATPAKASTTPRVPDVDVRQAALDDPSEATLTEAVVLMRRGKLSSTTLTEAYLERIERYDTTYQAYAEVTGDAALAAARKADRGQGVGGVLRGIPLCVKDNYFTDGVPTRCNSYIFEDFVPDEDATAVARLKAAGGIVLGKGQMGPLATTRATKPNGTVTTVNAWTPLDPTVDPGGSSTGPACSVAARLAASSIGTQTGGSIVLPSNQQNLTGLKPTMGRVSVHGVIPLSFTRDHSGPLARDAMDAALMLQVMSGPDAQDPRTLGLPDVPDLVRAATPVLSRGGAVRMRRATRVGVPADFLSAQKELRGALLDQLDTIPGITLVDIAYPTDWALLTGTFNAARLAERTELFRHWLRADPAKFGVSLLSWLQGLMLSGDEWITAQRAKNHLLREVLDGLMDRCDVLLQTGPVPFDILGLPEIAFPIGFDAAGVPVGAILGGQPYEEDRLLEVAAAYQAVTDWHTRRPADPMTAAGLARTKTAATARPRLSAEEAAAASA is encoded by the coding sequence ATGAGCCGCGCACTCAACAGACGTGTGTTCCTGGCGAGTTCGGCGGCGGCGGCGAGCGGAGTCGCCCTGGGGACGGCCACTCCCGCGAAAGCGTCGACGACACCTCGCGTCCCCGACGTCGACGTACGCCAGGCAGCCCTGGACGACCCCTCCGAGGCCACCCTCACCGAGGCCGTTGTCCTCATGCGGCGCGGAAAGCTGAGCTCCACGACGCTGACCGAGGCGTACCTGGAGCGGATCGAGCGGTACGACACCACGTATCAGGCGTACGCGGAGGTGACCGGCGACGCGGCGCTCGCGGCGGCCCGGAAGGCGGACCGGGGGCAGGGTGTGGGCGGGGTGCTGCGCGGCATCCCCCTCTGCGTCAAGGACAACTACTTCACCGACGGCGTGCCGACGCGCTGCAACTCGTACATCTTCGAGGACTTCGTGCCGGACGAGGACGCCACGGCCGTGGCCCGGCTGAAGGCGGCCGGCGGCATCGTCCTGGGCAAGGGGCAGATGGGGCCGCTCGCCACCACGCGGGCGACGAAGCCCAACGGGACGGTGACCACGGTCAACGCCTGGACACCCCTGGACCCGACCGTCGACCCGGGCGGCTCCTCGACCGGCCCCGCCTGCTCGGTGGCCGCGCGGCTCGCGGCCTCGTCGATCGGCACGCAGACCGGCGGCTCCATCGTGCTGCCCTCCAACCAGCAGAACCTGACCGGCCTGAAACCCACCATGGGCCGGGTGTCCGTCCACGGCGTCATCCCGCTGTCCTTCACGCGCGACCATTCGGGCCCGCTCGCCCGCGACGCCATGGACGCGGCGCTGATGCTTCAGGTCATGTCCGGTCCGGACGCCCAGGATCCACGCACGCTCGGGCTGCCGGACGTACCCGACCTGGTCCGGGCCGCGACGCCCGTCCTCTCGCGCGGCGGGGCGGTACGCATGCGGCGAGCCACCCGGGTCGGCGTGCCGGCCGACTTCCTGAGCGCGCAGAAAGAGCTGCGCGGAGCCCTTCTCGACCAGCTCGACACGATCCCGGGCATCACGCTCGTCGACATCGCGTATCCCACCGACTGGGCCCTGCTGACCGGCACCTTCAACGCGGCCCGGCTCGCCGAGCGCACCGAGCTCTTCCGGCACTGGCTGCGCGCCGATCCGGCCAAGTTCGGTGTGTCACTGCTGAGTTGGCTCCAGGGGCTGATGCTCTCGGGCGACGAGTGGATCACGGCCCAGCGCGCCAAGAACCACCTGCTGCGGGAGGTCCTCGACGGACTCATGGACCGCTGCGACGTACTCCTCCAGACCGGGCCGGTGCCGTTCGACATCCTCGGGCTGCCCGAGATCGCCTTCCCCATCGGCTTCGACGCGGCCGGAGTACCCGTCGGCGCGATCCTCGGCGGCCAACCGTACGAGGAGGACCGGCTGTTGGAGGTCGCCGCCGCGTATCAGGCGGTCACCGACTGGCACACGCGACGGCCGGCCGACCCGATGACCGCGGCCGGCCTGGCCCGTACGAAGACGGCGGCCACCGCGCGGCCCCGGCTCTCGGCCGAAGAGGCGGCCGCCGCTTCCGCCTGA